The genomic interval aattaaatatttcgtTTCTAGGCTCCCCTCCCCCCACCAAAATGGGACGGCGTTTTCAAAGCAGTGGATGAGCACCACTCCTGCCCACAAATGATGTTCATAAGAGTTGTTGGATCTGAAGATTGTTTGAAGATTAATGTTTATGTACCAGCACAAGCAAAGAAACCACTCCCAGTCATGGTGTACATCCACGGAGGAGCATTCATACTAGGAAGTGGAGGAAAACTGTTGTATGCACCGGATTATCTAGTCAACAAGGACGTAATCGTAGTGACGTTCAACTACAGACTAGGAGCCCTTGGATTTGTTTGTCTTGGGATCAAAGAAGCACCTGGAAACGCAGGTTTGAAAGACCAAATAGCTGCACTCAGATGGGTCAAGAAAAATATAGCAGCATTCGGTGGAGACCCAGACAATGTCACTTTATTTGGAGAAAGTGCAGGAGGTACATCCACGTCTGTACTACTAGCTAGTGAAGCTACAGTTGGATTGTTTAATAGAGTGATTATTCAAAGCGGTTCTTCAACCTCTAATTGGTCAGTAAATAGAAAGCCAGTTTGGGTCGCTAGTCTTTTAGCTAAAGTCATAGGTCATGATACTGAAGACCCCCACGAAATATACAAAGTACTTTCGAAATTGCCTTACAAAGAATTAGTTAGTTTGAAACCAATCAAACCTTTAGGTATGTTTTTCGACACACTCTTATTACATTTGCCGTGTGTTGAAAAATCATTACCAGGTGAAGAGGCAGTCTTAACAGATTTACCATATAATTTACTGAAACACAAACCCAAAAACATTCCAGTGATTTACGGGTCAAATAGCAAAGAAGGTCTATTCTTGACTTCAGCAGAAAATGATACGACTCTTGAAgaaagaaatagaagatacttTTTTGCATCAGACTTAGAATTCCATAATGAAGATGAGGCGTTAGCCACAGCTGCCAGAGTGAGGAACTTTTATTTTGGGGAAGAGCGAGTAagccataaaaatataaaattattggcCAAAATATACACTGAGTTGTATTTTGAAGTTCCCGCTGCAATCGAATCAGATTTGCTTGTCAAGCACTCAAATGCAACAGTGTATAATTATTTCTTTGATTATTCTGGGAGAAGGAACGTACTAAAACAGAGAATGGGCTATGGCAATGAGAGTGGTGCTTGCCACGCTGAtgatctcttttatttatttaagccaAGGATCTGGCCTTTTTCTGTAAATGAGGAAGATGGGAAAATGATAGAATGGATGACTGGCATGTGGACAAACTTCGCCAAGTATGGGTAAGAATTTTTTTCCGACGACTGTTTAAAAGTAAGGTTTCGTTTCACAGCCTTACTTGACTTAACAAGTTTCGTactaatgtccgttttcaccatcaatccctaagttttaagtgactcctatgaaaaCAAGTGTAGTAAccttaagtgttaccataggtgtcacttaaaacttagggatttatggtgaaaacgagcaaaGACTTACATTTTGCTTTCTAACCAATGCATTAACTTTTGTTTCTTTTCCAGTGATCCTACACCGAAAGCAGCAGACATTCCAGTGAAATGGGTTCCaagtactaaaaataatttaagatatttGTACATCAACAATCCAATGGAAATGGGTCCAGTTCCTAATCCTGAATCGTATAGTTTATGGAAAGATATTTATGATAAATACCGAAGACTTGATTTaagcttttatttataaatacaataagaaacatgaccacgttttttatttaattcatacGCATTCGAAAGTACAAGTCTATAGTAGTCTACTATTCTTCCGGGTAATGCTCTGAGCAACGTTATCATTAtcataaaaattcaaatgagATTAACATTAATTGTGATAATATTTatctaatgtaataaataatattatttaaaatgcaTTAGTACATCTTATCGCCTTTTTATAAGTCAAGTTGCAATCACGTTACAGCAAAGAATCCGCTTACGTACTTGTTATTGTAagcatatacctacataatttatttgtcttaCATTACAAATGAATcttagtcttttttttttcatttatttctgtaaataggcttaaaaaaaagcacttttacacgtcccagtattaaccctaccactgcttcaggacaacaaatgggccagtgctgagaagaagcagcgcaagaaactcagtcactattgtcagcctctttttcaaaggtttacaggctttaaaatgtacaaagttataaatatttatgcgagctaggcggTAAcgcattccaaacatttttatcttttaaataatcatcgactttatagtagccctttttcattaaggtacttttaataatgtgctttgaatttatgaatgggtagttctacaacagtttgtggtaatttattaaagaactagctttccgcccgcggcttcgcccgcgtggaattttgtctgtcacagaaaaacaatatcgcgcgcgtatttactcaccgtttagacctaccctggactacgacaaacattttaaaaccaaaatcagctcaatcggcccagccgttctcgaattataatcagactaacgaacatcaattcatttttatttatatagaagatagatagatgatagctagcggccgcccgcgacttcgtacgcgtggataccgttttacccccttcatctatcttaagcggtttagatttttttcatacaaatgttttttcccgctaactcccgttcccgtaagaattttgcaatatcctgttgttactaagctttaagtttactaaggtacctgcatgccaaatttcaagcgtctatcttacgtagtttagattttttcatacatatgttttttcccgctaactcccgttcccgtgggaattttgcgatatcctgttgtacctaagctttaagtttactaaggtacctgcacaccaaatttcaagcgtctaacttaagcggtttagatttttcatacaaaaggatttttccgctaattcccgttcccgtgggaatttcgggaattcctttcttagtgcacctctacggtacctaaactatgtcccttccaaatttcaagtacctacgtttagccgtttaggctgtgcgttgatctgtcagtcagtcagtcagtttctccttttatatatttagatttaatacattttccatAAAAGAATTACCAGTCTGGTGACGAATAAAAAGTCAATTTTCTCTACTCTGTGACGCATTACTCAAATCTACACCAAAATCTTTTATGGTTGATACCTAATCTATTTGTCAAACTATTTGAACCTAAATCTTGAATACCGAGAATCACAGAATTATATCAGCTGTGTTTTGTCTGTGTAATTTAATTGAGCTAAGTTGATTCCCGCCGCAATCTCTGTGAGTGGATCATTTAATAAGTCTAACTCGACAAGCGATGCCTCAGTAGCCGCTAATGTAATAACCGTATCAGCTCGGATTAAACGTTTTATTGATAGCTTGATGCTTGATTGTAGATAGAAGCTCGTTTCAATCTAAATGAATGTAGTActtgaaataattattacatGGAGCTTTAAAATTTTCTTGTGTTTATCAGTGAGACCATTCAACGTTGGAAATATTtcgtttataattaattttgatcaatgtattttttttaaatagccaggta from Ostrinia nubilalis chromosome 4, ilOstNubi1.1, whole genome shotgun sequence carries:
- the LOC135071284 gene encoding esterase FE4-like, giving the protein MYEKRIVLFTLFALNLVEQPAPEVTIEQGIVSGKINEDGTIFEYMGIPYATTSSETRFQAPLPPPKWDGVFKAVDEHHSCPQMMFIRVVGSEDCLKINVYVPAQAKKPLPVMVYIHGGAFILGSGGKLLYAPDYLVNKDVIVVTFNYRLGALGFVCLGIKEAPGNAGLKDQIAALRWVKKNIAAFGGDPDNVTLFGESAGGTSTSVLLASEATVGLFNRVIIQSGSSTSNWSVNRKPVWVASLLAKVIGHDTEDPHEIYKVLSKLPYKELVSLKPIKPLGMFFDTLLLHLPCVEKSLPGEEAVLTDLPYNLLKHKPKNIPVIYGSNSKEGLFLTSAENDTTLEERNRRYFFASDLEFHNEDEALATAARVRNFYFGEERVSHKNIKLLAKIYTELYFEVPAAIESDLLVKHSNATVYNYFFDYSGRRNVLKQRMGYGNESGACHADDLFYLFKPRIWPFSVNEEDGKMIEWMTGMWTNFAKYGDPTPKAADIPVKWVPSTKNNLRYLYINNPMEMGPVPNPESYSLWKDIYDKYRRLDLSFYL